One window of Elaeis guineensis isolate ETL-2024a chromosome 11, EG11, whole genome shotgun sequence genomic DNA carries:
- the LOC105036044 gene encoding defensin Ec-AMP-D2 produces the protein MERSRRMLPAILLLVLIVVASEMATMMVEARTCESQSHKFKGPCLRASNCANVCKTEGFHGGKCRGFRRRCFCTKHC, from the exons ATGGAGCGCTCTCGGAGGATGCTCCCGGCCATCCTCCTGCTTGTGCTGATTGTCGTTGCCTCTG AGATGGCAACGATGATGGTGGAGGCAAGAACATGCGAGTCGCAGAGCCACAAGTTTAAGGGACCATGTCTACGGGCTAGCAACTGTGCAAACGTCTGCAAAACGGAGGGCTTCCATGGAGGGAAGTGTCGGGGCTTCCGCCGCCGCTGCTTCTGCACCAAACATTGTTGA